The Oncorhynchus clarkii lewisi isolate Uvic-CL-2024 chromosome 20, UVic_Ocla_1.0, whole genome shotgun sequence nucleotide sequence ctcccctcccctcccctctttagTGATGTACAGTATGTTCTTGTTTCAGAGCCATAATGGGGTATTTGTAAGTCTCAGCAGGACTGGACCGATCTGTCCAATTACTAAATtcatctccatccatctctctaatCCAATAGATAAAAAATGGTTGTGCCAAGGCCACTGTTAgttcctctctcctctagccGCTCTTTCTCcatcctctgttcttctctccgcTCTGCCAAagcctctgttcctctcttcgcTTCGTCCCGAGCCACTGGAAATGACAAGGTGCTGGCAAACTGCTCGCCTCATGAGAAACAATTATTTAATTTTACATTTCTCTCTTAAAAATCTATACTGGTGAATTGTCCTTAATAGCTGACGAGGGGGTTGAGTGTTGCTGAGTTGACATACAGTGGCAAGTCAAAGTATGTGAACCATTtgtaattacctggatttctacataaattggtcataaaatttgatctgatcttctttaagtcacaacaatagataaaCGCAGTttgtttaaactaataacacacaatcaatcatacattttcatgtctttatagaacacaccgtgtaaacattcacagtgtagggtggAAAAGTATaagaacccttggatttaataactggttgaccctcctttggcagcaataaactcaaccaaacattttctgtagttgcggatcagacctgtacaacagtcaggaggaattttggaccgttcatctttacaaaactgtttcagttcggCAATATTCTTAGGATGTCCGGTGTGAACCGCTCACAAGGTCATGCCACGGCATTTtaaatggggttgaggtcaggactctgactgggccactccaggaggcgtattttcttctgttgaagccactCTGTTATTGATTTGACTTTTACTTACTGTGTTTtgcgtcgttgtcctgttgcatcacctaacttctgttgagcttcaattggcagacagataaccttacattctcctgcaaaatgtcttgataaatttaattcatttttccatcgatgatagcaagttgtccaggccctgaggcagcaaaacagccccaaaacatgatgctccctccaccatactttacagtttggatgaggttttgatgttggtgtgctgtgccttttttcccCACCAATAGTGTTGTGTGCTCCTTCCAAACAACTCCACAGaatgtccacagaatattttgccagaagcgctgtggaacatccaggtgctcttttgcgaacttcagacgtgcagcaatgtttttttctggacagcagtggcttcttctgtggtgtcctcccatgaacaccattctggTTTAGTGTTTTAGGAATCGTAGTCTCGTCAACAGAGATGCTAGCATGTTCCatagatttctgtaagtctttagctgacactctaggattcttcttaacctcattgagcattatGCGCTATGCTCTTGCAATCTTCTTTGCAGGACGGctactcctagggagagtagcaacagtggaCGGATGAACATccaggcttttagagatacttttgtaaccctttccagctttatgcaggccaacaattcttaatcttaggtcttctgatatctcttttgttcgaggcatggtttagatcaggcaatgcttcttgtgaatagcaaactcaaattttgtgagtgttttttatagggcaaggcagctctaaccaacatctctaatctcatctcattgattggactccaggttagctgactcctgattccaattagcttttggagaagtcattagcctaggggttcacatacttttccaacctacactgtgaatgtttaaatcatgtattcaatatagacaagaaaaatacaataataggtgtgttattagtttaagcacattgtctattgttgtgactaagatgaagatcaaatcaaattttatgaccaatttattcagaaatccaggtaattccaaagggttcacataccttttcttgccactgtattctGAGTTGGGTCAGGGACAGACAGGAAGGGTGGAGTTCGTATACAATCTTGTTGTTGTCGAAAGCGTTATGTCTTCACAGGCCTAACTAACTGACATAATTGGACCCACCAGGCTTTGGGGCAGGAGAGCAGAGGCTCTTAGGCAGTAAGTTACTTTCTGATGTAaggcctctcttccctctctcttctctctctctcctttatcttatctctctctgtggtgtcAGGGGCTCTGGTCCTAAGCCATCTGAGTCTTACGCCATTGATTGATTCCTCAGGGACCCCTGGCATTGGTTCAGGGCCTAGGAGTCCCACTCTTCAGCCTTGTTATTATACCAACCCTCCTTGAGCTCTACTTTGTGTGGTCACAGGGGACCGGAAGTGGAAACCGGTGTCACCAGGGAGGTCATTAGTCCAGTCGTGTTGTAATGCCGTCATGCCTCATACAGATCTTAGCTTATCTAATGGTGACACCATCACAAGTTGATATTTGGGATATTGGGATATTTCACAACTGATGCAATCTGCTTCTCTGGGTTATGCTTCTTCTAATAAAACAATGTGTACATCTTGTGGTGGGACAGCACAGTTGACCAGTGAGAGTATGCTCTGTGTGTGATGAAAGATACTCTCCcgctgtgtgtctatgtgattaAGAACTCTCTCTGTAGGTGCTCTGACAGCGGGACTGCTGGTCGTGTGTGATCTAACCCTGactgatctctgtctctctctccctctctctccctaggtTCCCTGACGGTAGGCCTGGTGCGGCAGTGCCAGACCATCCACGGTCGTGACCGGACCTGTATCCCCCCGCGGCTGCCCCCAGAGTGGGTCACCACCCTCTTCTTCATCATCCTGGGCATCATCTCCCTCACGGTGACCTGCGGCCTGCTAGTGTTATCACACTGGTACCGTGAAGCCACTCGTTACGCCCGCTGGATTGCCTTCACTGGGAGTATGTTTCATTTTGACTTATGTAACGGTTATTCAACCAGGCTGGTCAATGGAGAACCAGTTCTTGTTTACAGTGACGGCAAAGAGACAAAAACCACAATAGGATAAATACAGAAACTAGCCAACAACCCTTTCATTCATGAGTGGGGCCAGACATAACCCCCCATTATCCCCTATGTGGGCTCTGGTTAAAGTAGTACAGACTAGGGAATAGGCCAGGGTCATTTGAGGCATAGCCATTAGTTGGTCTACAGCTTCAAAGCACCTTAAGATTCTTGTTATATCACTAATGGATGTTAGCGAATGGATTTGAGATTAATGTCACTTGGGTTTCATTTTAGGAAAAGCTTTTGTGTGGTAACTGTGTCTGTGCTGAGTGGCTCCTTGAACACGTAGGCTACAGTAAATGGGTCTGTTGCTATTTTAAGAGGGAAAGAGACCATGGGGCTGCTATTAGCAGACCTAAAATCAGTAGGAGGGATTTTAGTGGTCCAAGGGATATGACGGAATAACATTCTTTGTTATTATTATACTCCGATAGGTTATTTTAGCTGAATCTTTATTGGGCAAAAGTGACCTTGAGGTATAATAATAAAGTATTGACAATGTAATATGACAATGTAAATTGATTTTGTTGAGCGCTCAGGTGTAAAGATATATATTGTTAAATATCTATGGTCTATTTTGATATTATGGTCTATTTTGATATCAGAGGGGTGAGTAATGTCTGAATTAGTTTATTCTGGGAGTTATTGATCATAATGACTAGACATAACTGTGTGGTTTTAGGTATTCAGACTATTCACACTACATGAtaacatgacatacagtatgtcactTAGATCAGGCTACAATGCCGATGAAAACGCAATATAGAATTTAGCCTGACATTGTGTACACTGTTGCTGCCTATTTTTTCAATGTTGTAAGAGATATTGCTCCCTAAATTGTATGCATTGTGAATAGTGTTTTTAAGACGACTGTGTTTCtaaaatgttttctctctcctccacagtgaTCCTGTTTTGTATGGCGGCTCTTATATTTCCTATAGGATTTTACATCGATGAGGTTGGGGGACAGCCTTATAAActacccaacaacacagtggtGGGGTCCTCATATGTACTCTTTGTTCTATCTATATTTTTCACTATAGTGGGACTACTGTTTGCAGGAAAGGTCTGCTTGCCTGGGTGACATATTGGACACTTAAGTGTCCCGCTTGCGTCGCCTCATTAGCTAGCTTTTGAGGTGGCGCCATCGGCTAAGACGCTTAAGGAGGGCGGCTACGTGTGTTTTGTAAGGCAGAGGTCCTGAGTTCACGCCAGGTATGGGCCAAATCGTGAGGAAGTGGTACTGgctaagcaagcagcgtgacAGCATGACGTTTGAAA carries:
- the LOC139375655 gene encoding uncharacterized protein C16orf52 homolog B-like isoform X2, with translation MDKLSVISGCLFLAADIFAIASIANPDWINTGDAAGSLTVGLVRQCQTIHGRDRTCIPPRLPPEWVTTLFFIILGIISLTVTCGLLVLSHWYREATRYARWIAFTGMILFCMAALIFPIGFYIDEVGGQPYKLPNNTVVGSSYVLFVLSIFFTIVGLLFAGKVCLPG
- the LOC139375655 gene encoding uncharacterized protein C16orf52 homolog B-like isoform X1, which codes for MDKLSVISGCLFLAADIFAIASIANPDWINTGDAAGKLGSLTVGLVRQCQTIHGRDRTCIPPRLPPEWVTTLFFIILGIISLTVTCGLLVLSHWYREATRYARWIAFTGMILFCMAALIFPIGFYIDEVGGQPYKLPNNTVVGSSYVLFVLSIFFTIVGLLFAGKVCLPG